The stretch of DNA TAAGGAGATTTGATATGGAAATATGGATTATTGCATTATTATTAATTATAATAGGAATATTAGTAGCTTCTCCTGATTCTTCAGAGCTTAAGATAAATCATATGAATAAAAAATTAAATAGAATAATGGATCATCTAGGAATAGAAGAGATAAATATAGATGAAGAATTAAAAGAACTCATAGCAGATGATAAAAAAATACCAGCTATAAAAAGACTTAGAGAAGAAACAGGAATGGGTCTTAAAGAAGCTAAAGAATATGTTGATAATTTAGAAAGGAATAATTAAATATGAATACTAAAAGTAAAAATGGTATAAATATTATTTGTTTTGCAGGTGTTTTTGTCATTATGTCTGGACTGATAAGTTCAAGTGAAGATTTATTGAGCAGGGTTGTTCCTGCTATATTACTTGTTTGGTCTGCGAATAACATAGGTTTAATTATAAAAAGAAATTATTTAAATAAAAATTAATAACTTTATTGAATTTATCACAAGTACAATTAAGTAAAAGTTAAATATAATAAATTCTTTTAGGAGGAATAATTTATGAATAATGTTGTAAAAAGAAAAATTTTAGCATTTATCATTGTGGTGTTTTTTACTATAGTTTTGGAAAATATATACGATTATTTTTTTGAAAGTAATTTAATTATATCTGCACTAATTTTTATGATGATTGCTTCTATTACTTATGGATTGATTATTTATAAGAAATTATAAATAGTATTTTCTATTCTTCAATACAAATATTTGAATTTACTTAATATTCATTGAGTAAAGCTTAGTATGGATTATAATATTGTTTTC from Senegalia massiliensis encodes:
- a CDS encoding ribosomal protein L7/L12, producing RRFDMEIWIIALLLIIIGILVASPDSSELKINHMNKKLNRIMDHLGIEEINIDEELKELIADDKKIPAIKRLREETGMGLKEAKEYVDNLERNN